The Verrucomicrobiota bacterium genome has a segment encoding these proteins:
- a CDS encoding VapC toxin family PIN domain ribonuclease → MLSLDANILFYAFNADCPQQRAAEDYLKGLTKREDIALSEFVLCEFYVLLCNPAILKKPLSPGDASEVIQIYRSHPAWKIVGFPAKSRPIHNELWTMASKPNFARRRIFDARTALTLLAFGVKDFATANIKDFEDLGFDKIWNPLE, encoded by the coding sequence ATGCTCTCGCTCGACGCCAATATTCTTTTTTACGCGTTCAACGCGGACTGCCCGCAGCAACGGGCGGCGGAAGATTATTTGAAAGGCTTGACCAAGCGGGAAGACATCGCCCTCAGCGAGTTTGTCCTCTGCGAGTTCTACGTTTTGCTTTGTAATCCCGCGATTTTGAAGAAACCATTATCTCCCGGGGATGCCTCGGAAGTGATTCAGATCTACCGTAGTCACCCAGCCTGGAAAATAGTCGGATTTCCCGCAAAAAGCCGCCCTATTCACAACGAGCTTTGGACAATGGCCTCAAAACCGAATTTCGCGCGCCGCCGCATTTTCGACGCCCGCACCGCACTCACTCTTCTGGCCTTTGGCGTCAAGGACTTCGCCACCGCCAATATAAAAGACTTCGAAGATCTGGGTTTTGACAAGATTTGGAATCCACTAGAATAG